The genome window AATCAAGGGTTTTACTGTATAGTGGTGTGTAAATATACAAAAAAAGTTCAAAAAACACTTTATTTTGTAGATTGATTGGAGTATAATAATTAAAATTATTCAAAAGGAGACACGAATATGAAAAAATCGAAGCTTGCTCTTTTAGCAGGTGTCGCCGCGGCTTCAACGCTTTTCCTTGCTGCATGTGGCTCATCTTCTAATGCGTCAAAAGGGACTACTTACAACTACGTGTATGGTACAGACCCTGATTCCTTGAACTATTTGACTTCAAATCGTTCAACTACAAGCGACATTACAACCAACTTGGTCGATGGTTTGTTTGAAAACGATCAATACGGTAACTTAGTGCCTGCTCTTGCTGAGGACTGGTCCGTTTCAAAAGACGGTCTGACTTATACTTACAAGCTTCGAAAAGATGCGAAGTGGTATGATTCAGAAGGAAATGAATACGCTGACGTCACTGCACAAGATTTCGTGACATCTCTAAAATACGTAGCAGATAAAAAATCGGATGCTCTTTACTTGGTTCAAAACTCGGTCAAAAGCTTGGATGACTATGTAAACGGGAAAACCAAAGACTTCTCAACTGTTGGGGTAAAAGCTGTTGATGATCACACTCTTCAATACACTTTGAACCAACCAGAATCTTTCTGGAATTCTAAATTGACGACTGCTACCATGATGCCAGTTAATGAAAAATTCTTGGAATCAGCTGGGAAAGACTTTGGTAGCGTGAAACCAAATGGTATCCTCTACAATGGTCCATACATTTTGAAATCCTTCACTTCAAAATCACAAATCGAGTTGGATAAAAACCCTGATTACTACGACAAGAAAAATGTTCACATCGATACGGTTAAATTGACTTACTTCGATGGATCTGACCAAGACTATCTTGCTCGTAACTTCTCAGATGGGAACCTATCTACTGCTCGTCTCTTCCCAACAAGCTCAACTTACAGCACAATTGAGAAGAAATTCAAGGATAACATCGTTTATACACCTCAAGATTCTACTGTTTACTACGCTTACTTCAACGTTAACCGTCAAAACTACGGTCATACGAAGAAGACGTCTGATGAGCAAAAGAACAGTACTAAGACAGCTCTTCAAAACAAGAATTTCCGTCAAGCCTTGAACTTTGCTTTAGACAGAACTTCCTACAGCGCTCAAGTTAACGGGAAAGACGGAGCATCAAAAACTCTACGTACCCTTCTAGTTCCACCAACATTTGTGCAAGCCAACGGAAAAGACTTCGGTACGCTCGTTGAAGAAAAACTTGCCGCAACAGGAGATGAGTGGAAAGGTGTTAGCTTTGCTGACGCGCAAGATAGCTTGCATAATGCGGATAAAGCCAAAGCGGAACTTGAAAAAGCGAAATCTGAATTGCAATCACAAGGTGTTCAATTCCCAATCCATATCGACTATGTCGTAGACCAATCTTCTAATGCTCTTGTCCAACAAGCAGACTCTATGAAGAGTTCTATTGAAACAGCTCTTGGTAAAGACAATGTCGTGATCGATGTACAAAAATTGTCTACAGACGATGCAGACAACGCTACTTACTTCGCCCAATCACCAGATCAAAAAGACTTTGATATGGATATCACAGGTTGGGGACCTGACTTCCAAGATCCATCTACTTACTTGGATATCTTGAACCCAACAGATGGTTCAACCTTGACTGGTATGGGACTTGATCCTAAGAAAGACCAAGCTCTCATCGAAAAAATTGGTTTGAACCAATACAAAGAATTGTTGGATGCTGCTAATGCTGAAA of Streptococcus sp. S5 contains these proteins:
- a CDS encoding peptide ABC transporter substrate-binding protein, whose protein sequence is MKKSKLALLAGVAAASTLFLAACGSSSNASKGTTYNYVYGTDPDSLNYLTSNRSTTSDITTNLVDGLFENDQYGNLVPALAEDWSVSKDGLTYTYKLRKDAKWYDSEGNEYADVTAQDFVTSLKYVADKKSDALYLVQNSVKSLDDYVNGKTKDFSTVGVKAVDDHTLQYTLNQPESFWNSKLTTATMMPVNEKFLESAGKDFGSVKPNGILYNGPYILKSFTSKSQIELDKNPDYYDKKNVHIDTVKLTYFDGSDQDYLARNFSDGNLSTARLFPTSSTYSTIEKKFKDNIVYTPQDSTVYYAYFNVNRQNYGHTKKTSDEQKNSTKTALQNKNFRQALNFALDRTSYSAQVNGKDGASKTLRTLLVPPTFVQANGKDFGTLVEEKLAATGDEWKGVSFADAQDSLHNADKAKAELEKAKSELQSQGVQFPIHIDYVVDQSSNALVQQADSMKSSIETALGKDNVVIDVQKLSTDDADNATYFAQSPDQKDFDMDITGWGPDFQDPSTYLDILNPTDGSTLTGMGLDPKKDQALIEKIGLNQYKELLDAANAEKLDTNARYEKYAAAQAWLTENAMVLPIYSKGGVPSITKVTPFSAANSAIGIKGESSFFKYQKVQDKTVTTADYEKAYKNWLKEKEESNKKAQEELAKHVK